Part of the Drosophila santomea strain STO CAGO 1482 chromosome 2L, Prin_Dsan_1.1, whole genome shotgun sequence genome is shown below.
AGCTTATCCTTCAGCGTGTTGGTCTCCTCCACCTTGGCGTCGTAGTCTTGCTGCAGTACATCCTGTTCCTCTTTTAGAGCCTTAAACTTTCGACGCAGTTCCTCCAGTTCCTGGCAATTCCCTCCAGAGTTGCTGGCCACCGGCTGGCTACTCAGTTGCTCCAGTTCCTGGGTCAAATACGATTCGGCGGCCAGGGCGGTGTCCAGATTCCTTTTCAGCTCATAAATCCTTTGCGCATCCTTTTCGCTTTGATCTTTAAGCTGCTGGTGGCGATCGTGCAGCAGCTTGTACTCCTCCACGATGTCATCCACGGTTAGCGTGTTTAGGTCCAAGTTTTTGTACATTTCGTTTGCTTAAAAAGACGCcaagtttttatattttcaaaccGACAATCGTAGTATCGATATTTCACTGTGTAAGTTATCGCTATTGATTGCTCCCAGTGTTGATCGATGACATTTAACAGAATGATTTGTGCTGGTAAGCGCACATTAACAGTGTTGTTACATAATCAGGTGGCGCCATCTGCCGGAAAGAAggtgcatttttaaaaattggcATTAAAATGTCTCACtaatttaagaaaattaaatttaactatAAATTTTGCTTCATTTTAAGTTAAATATTACTTCTATTACCGCTATAAGCGCAGCAGCAAAATAAGTTGGTTGAAGCGCATGCTAACGAGTTGAAGGTGCCGCCCTCTTTCGGTAACTCAACGCATATTTGAATATTGTGCGCTTTAATAATTAaactttattataaaaaattataagaaaaatTTAAAGGTAACAAAATAAGTCACCTttaaaaaactgtttttaaatatatataaattaaaaagttacGATCTAGGACGCATGCGCTCTGTGTGTTTACCCACATATCGTTACCTTGGCgactattttgtttttcccaacAGCTGGTTCACACTTAACactgttttatttaaaaatacaaaaataagaGCTTTAAAATGCAGCAAGATGACGGACAGGAGAAATCCCAGCAGCTGCAAAACTTTCAGTCCGATGACTTACTGGAAAAGTTAAAGTTACTCAACTACGAAAAGCATTTGCTTAAGGAATTTAAACTGAAACCGCTGTCGCGTTTCTATTTCGTAAAGGCCACAAATCCCGGAGAGCAATTCTATATGTTTACGTTAATATGCTGGTGGCTATGCAAGAAACTCGGAAAGGATATGGAGCGGCCACAGGAGTACGATGATCCCAACACTGTGGCCGCCAATATCATTAAAATGCTTGGGGAGATTGTGAGTATTCAATCCAAAGTTGGATTTTTACATGCCTTTCTTACATACTATCATTCCTTTTATAGGATGTGCCAGTGGATTTCCAGCCCAATAAGCTGATACGTGGAGCTGGACccatctgtctgtctgtcctGGATGTGCTCTCCACGCAAGCCTGCAAGGTGGCCCAGGTGGGCTACCAGAAGCTGCACATCGCCCAGGAGGAGGAGTTCCTGGGCGATTACCTGGAGGACAATGCGGAGATCATATTGGAGAAACTGGAGGATGAGCAGAATGCAGCCGCCCTAAGTGATGATAGTGACATGGAGTTGGAGGCGCATAATTTCCGGCAGCTCAATTGGTTGAATCGTCCCCAGAAGAAATCCATTGGAGATGTCAACCTGGATGAGCGGAATACGGAGTTGGATGCCCGCATGAGCGATCATCAGGAGTGGCATCTGGAGCTGGAACGAGTGCTGCCACAATTGAAGGTATTCGTCAAAGCAGACGCCCGGGATTGGCGGACCCACATTAGTCAGATGGAGACCTTACAAGCGAACATCTTGGAAATCTCCGACACCGCCGAGGCTCAACTAAAGAAACTCCACAGCGAGTTTACTTTTGACTTGGAAAAAATCGAAAGTCGCGAAAAACATTTGAATAATGAACTCAAGCCCCTGATTCAGCAGTTCAAGGAGCTATCCATTGAGCTGTCCACCATTCAGTCGGCGCAGAATCAGTTGCAGGAGGACATGGAGAAGCAGACCACAGAGCTCAACGAGGTCATGATGGAGCAGGAGCTCAAGAAGGAGGAAATGGAGCGACGTGGACAGGCCATGTCGGATGGGAGTGAGTATAAGGGGTTGGGGAGGGAATCTTCATCAAAATTAAACAGAAACAGTagacaaattttaaataatattcacatgaatatgttttcattttttatagaatttttaaaaagtgatAATAGGGTAGCAATTCTCACAATGGAATTGTTATAGATTATAAAGAGCAGAGCATTAGCATTCCCTTCAAAAGCAAATATAACAATAGTTCAGATTGGGGGCCTCATACCTTTAACACCGACACCTTTCACACTCTATTTGCCCTGCAATGATAGGACGTCGTCTGTTTGCCATCGTAGATCCCTGATTCTGGTCAACAGAAAATCACAGATCCCAATACCTTTGGAAACCACCCACAATGCTATGTAGTGCTAATCCCATTGGCTCTCCCATTTTTCTCCGATTTCTTATCAGGTTCGGTGCAGCAGATCAGGAAAGCGATCGCCAAGCTGAAGGAGGACATTGCGCAACTGAATCTGGAGGTGGCTCTGCTGGTGCATGCCCACGACCAGGACAT
Proteins encoded:
- the LOC120455870 gene encoding intraflagellar transport protein 57 homolog, with translation MQQDDGQEKSQQLQNFQSDDLLEKLKLLNYEKHLLKEFKLKPLSRFYFVKATNPGEQFYMFTLICWWLCKKLGKDMERPQEYDDPNTVAANIIKMLGEIDVPVDFQPNKLIRGAGPICLSVLDVLSTQACKVAQVGYQKLHIAQEEEFLGDYLEDNAEIILEKLEDEQNAAALSDDSDMELEAHNFRQLNWLNRPQKKSIGDVNLDERNTELDARMSDHQEWHLELERVLPQLKVFVKADARDWRTHISQMETLQANILEISDTAEAQLKKLHSEFTFDLEKIESREKHLNNELKPLIQQFKELSIELSTIQSAQNQLQEDMEKQTTELNEVMMEQELKKEEMERRGQAMSDGSSVQQIRKAIAKLKEDIAQLNLEVALLVHAHDQDIMVRQLQQNQTTDLANNP